The genomic segment GTGGGCGCCGTTCGTCGGCATCTTCATCGCACGCATCTCCAAGGGGCGGACGGTGCGACAGTTCGTCGCCGGCGTCATCCTCGTGCCCACCCTGCTCGGCATCCTCTGGTTCGCCGTGCTCGGCGGCTCCGCCCTCGCGATCGAGCTCGCCGAACCTGGCGCGCTGCTCGATGCGGAGGGCGAGGTCGACCTGCAGGGCGCCCTGTTCCAGATGCTGCAGCAGGTACCAGGATCGGCGATCGTCAGCATCGGTGTGCTGCTGCTCATCGCGATCTTCTTCATCACCTCGGCCGACTCCGGCGCGCTCGTGATGGGCATGATCGCGACCGGCGGGCAGCAGGAGCCCAAGCGGTGGATCCGCACCTTCTTCGTCGCCGTCACTGCGGCGCTCGCGATCGCCCTTCTGCTGTCCGGAGGGCTCACGGCCCTGCAGACGGCGGCGATCACGATCGCCCTGCCGTTCAGCGTCGTGATGCTGCTGATCTGCTGGTCGACGGTGGTGGCGTTCACGCGCGAACGCCGTGCCTACGCCAGGGCGGAGCGCGCGCAGCTCATCGACAAGATCGGCGAGTACTACGGCCTGGAGGTCGAGTCGAGGGACGGTGTGCTGGGCGCGCAGCCGCGCTGGCTGCGCGGACTGCGTCGGCGGCTGGGGCTGCACGAGGCGGTTCCCGCGCCCGCGCCGAGCACACCGGCGTTCGCGGAGACCGCGCCGACACCGGATGCCGGTACCGCAGGGCTCGATGCGACGCTGCCCGCGCATGAGGAGGCCGCGCAGGGCGGCATGGAGGATCAGGCTCCGCCGGAGAGGTGAAGGCTGTGCTTCGCCTGCGGCTCGCTCAGCCCGTTTCGTCTCGCTCCGCTCGCTCAACGACCCGCAAGAGAAGCAACACGTCCTTCGCACGGTGGTAGCGGGTCGTTGAGCGAAGGACCCCGCAAGAGAAGCAACAGGTCCGCTCGCTCAACGACCCGCAGAGAGGTAACGGGTCCTTCGCACGGTGATAGCGGGTCGTTGAGCGAAGGCGGCGAAGCCGCCGAAGACGAAACGCGCTGAGGGAGCGGAGCGCGCCGAAGCGTCGAAGCGGGATCAGCCCTCGAGGACGAGGCGGAGCTGCTCCAGCGCCCAGTCGATCTCCGTCGCGCGGATGACCAACGGCGGGGCGATGCGGATCGTCTGCCCGTGGGTGTCCTTCACGAGCACCCCGCGCTCCATGAGCCGCTCGCTGACCTCGCGTCCGGTGCCCTTGGCGGGGTCGATGTCCACTCCGGCCCACAGCCCCGCGACGCGGATACCGGTCACGCCGTGGCCGACGAGCTTCTCGAGCCCCTGCGCGAGGTGCGCGCCGAGCTGACGCGCTCGCTCCTGGAACTCGCCGGTCTCGAGCATCTCGACCACGCGCAGACCGACCGCGGCGGCGAGCGGGTTGCCGCCGAACGTCGAGCCGTGTTCGCCGGGGCGGATGACGCCGAGGACGTCGCGGTCGCCGACCACGGCGGAGACGGGGAGCACCCCGCCGCCGAGCGCCTTGCCGAGGAGGTACAGGTCGGGGACGACACCTTCCCGATCGCACGCGAAGGTCTCTCCGACACGGCCGAGGCCCGCCTGGATCTCGTCGGCGATGAACAGCACGTTCCGCTCGTCGCAGATCTCACGGATCCGCCGCAGGTATCCCTCGGGCGGGATGACCACTCCGGCCTCCCCCTGGATGGGCTCGACGAGCACGGCCGCGGTCTCATCCGTGATGGCGGCAGCGATGGCATCCGCGTCACCGTACGGGACCGCGTCGAAACCGGGCGTGAACGGGCCGAACCCCTCGCGCGCGGTGTCGTCATCGCTGAAGCTGACGATCGTCGTCGTGCGGCCGTGGAAGTTCCCCGCGGCGACGACGATGCGCGCGCGCTCCGGCGCGATCCCCTTGACGCGGTAGCCCCAGGCTCGGGCGACCTTGATACCGGTCTCGACAGCCTCGGCGCCGGTGTTCATCGGCAGGACGAGCTCCTTGCCGCACAGGCGAGCCAGCGCAGCGGCGAACGGCTCGAGCTGGTCGTTCATGAACGCGCGGCTGGTGAGCGTGACCCGGCCGAGCTGAGCGACGGTGGCGTCGATGAGCGCGGGATGCCGGTGGCCGAAGTTGACCGCGGAGTACGCCGCGAGGAGGTCGAGGTAGCGCTTGCCCTCCGTGTCGGTGACCCACACGCCCTCGCCGGAGGTGATGGTCACCGGCAGCGGGTGGTAGTTCTCCGCGACGTGCGGCTCTGCGGCTGTCATCTGCGTGGTGCTCATGCGCTCGCGCTTCCCGACGCCGCGCGCAGCTCGAGCGTGCAGCACTTAATGCCGCCGCCGCCGAGCAGCAGCTCGGACAGGTCGACGGTGATCGGGTTGTATCCGCGCTCGCGCAGCTGCTTCTCGAAGCCCTTGGCGCGCGGCGAGATGATGACGTTGTATCCGTCGCTTGAGGAGTTGAGTCCGAAGACCGCGCCGTCCTCATCGGACACGAGGATCGCGTCCGGGTACATGGTCTCGAGGATGCGGCGGCTCTCCTCGTCGAACGCTCCGGGGAGGTAGGCGATGTTCGCCTTCTCCGGGCCGCCGTTCTCGACGCCCTCGACCGGGTCGAGCACGGCGATCGCCGTGTCGAGGTGGTAGAACCGGGGGTCCACGAGGTTCAGCGAGACGACCTCGCGACCGAAGACCTCTCCGACCTCCCGGTGGCTGTCACCGGTGGAGCGGAAACCCGTGCCGGCGAGGATGGTGTCGCCGACGAGGAGGAAGTCGCCCTCACCCTCGTTGACCTCGAGCGGCTCCACGGTGTCGAACCCGTTCGCGCGGAACCAGTCGGCGAACGCCGGGGCCTCACCGGCGCGCTCGGTGAAACGGAACTTCGGCACGTAGGCGCGACCGTCGATGAGGAATCCGCCGTTGGCCGTGTAGACCATGTCGGGGTAGCCCTCGAGCGGGTCGATCAGCTCGACCTCATGGCCGAGTTCGAGATAGAGGTCGTACAGCTTCTGC from the Microbacterium ginsengiterrae genome contains:
- the rocD gene encoding ornithine--oxo-acid transaminase, which codes for MSTTQMTAAEPHVAENYHPLPVTITSGEGVWVTDTEGKRYLDLLAAYSAVNFGHRHPALIDATVAQLGRVTLTSRAFMNDQLEPFAAALARLCGKELVLPMNTGAEAVETGIKVARAWGYRVKGIAPERARIVVAAGNFHGRTTTIVSFSDDDTAREGFGPFTPGFDAVPYGDADAIAAAITDETAAVLVEPIQGEAGVVIPPEGYLRRIREICDERNVLFIADEIQAGLGRVGETFACDREGVVPDLYLLGKALGGGVLPVSAVVGDRDVLGVIRPGEHGSTFGGNPLAAAVGLRVVEMLETGEFQERARQLGAHLAQGLEKLVGHGVTGIRVAGLWAGVDIDPAKGTGREVSERLMERGVLVKDTHGQTIRIAPPLVIRATEIDWALEQLRLVLEG
- the ddaH gene encoding dimethylargininase produces the protein MSTPETTLEVATIGKRTAHHRRYLMCRPEHFTVSYKINPWMDPADPTDTAKAVAQWQKLYDLYLELGHEVELIDPLEGYPDMVYTANGGFLIDGRAYVPKFRFTERAGEAPAFADWFRANGFDTVEPLEVNEGEGDFLLVGDTILAGTGFRSTGDSHREVGEVFGREVVSLNLVDPRFYHLDTAIAVLDPVEGVENGGPEKANIAYLPGAFDEESRRILETMYPDAILVSDEDGAVFGLNSSSDGYNVIISPRAKGFEKQLRERGYNPITVDLSELLLGGGGIKCCTLELRAASGSASA